A stretch of the Photobacterium sp. CCB-ST2H9 genome encodes the following:
- a CDS encoding UDP-2,3-diacylglucosamine diphosphatase, with the protein MGKHTYRTLWLSDIHLGNRDCKVDYLLDFLTQHRADTLILVGDIVDLWSLKSRYHWPESHTRVVRLLLEQAEQGCRIIYIPGNHDEAIRKFIQFNLGNVELAHRYLHTSANGKQILALHGDEFDSMVCHNKLTSLLGDVGYDLLLFLNRWINAYRRITKQPYWSLASYIKARVEKANIAIARFRHAAVTMARHKGVDAIVCGHIHHPEMKDENDILYLNDGDWIENCTFLAEHYDGVIELIRWTEHAELLDSSDKFRVRRNKPLIMMEEKQEDKVA; encoded by the coding sequence ATGGGAAAACACACCTATCGTACACTTTGGCTGTCAGACATTCATTTAGGAAACCGGGATTGTAAGGTCGACTATCTGCTGGACTTTCTGACACAACACCGGGCCGACACCTTGATTCTGGTTGGCGACATCGTAGACCTTTGGTCACTCAAATCCCGCTATCACTGGCCGGAAAGCCACACCCGGGTTGTCCGGCTGCTGCTGGAACAGGCTGAGCAGGGTTGCCGGATTATCTACATCCCCGGCAATCATGACGAAGCCATCCGGAAATTTATTCAATTTAATCTGGGAAACGTAGAGCTGGCCCACCGCTACCTGCACACCAGCGCCAACGGAAAACAGATTCTGGCCCTGCATGGCGATGAATTCGACAGCATGGTTTGCCACAACAAACTCACTTCATTACTGGGCGACGTCGGCTACGATCTGCTGCTTTTCCTGAACCGCTGGATCAATGCCTACCGCCGGATCACCAAACAGCCTTACTGGTCACTGGCCAGCTACATCAAGGCCCGAGTCGAAAAAGCCAATATAGCAATTGCCCGTTTCCGGCATGCCGCGGTGACGATGGCCCGGCATAAAGGGGTCGATGCCATTGTCTGCGGCCATATCCATCATCCTGAAATGAAAGATGAAAATGACATCCTGTACCTCAACGACGGAGACTGGATTGAAAACTGTACCTTTCTGGCCGAGCACTATGATGGGGTCATCGAACTGATTCGCTGGACAGAGCATGCCGAACTGCTGGACAGTTCCGATAAATTCAGAGTCAGACGCAATAAACCGCTGATCATGATGGAAGAAAAACAGGAAGACAAAGTCGCTTAA
- the ectA gene encoding diaminobutyrate acetyltransferase codes for MITSAPWALAQETSSKTQEEFVFRKPERSDGYRVHSLIESCPPLDTNSSYCNFLQTTHFKDTCIVAELDEELAGFISAYRVPEKDQTLFIWQVAVSEIARGQGLAFKMIQQLLAREELSDIRNIETTITRLNKASWALFKKVDQANGNLGEVSLFLDEEKHFDGKHDSEYLYRIPLKQ; via the coding sequence ATGATTACATCAGCACCATGGGCATTAGCCCAAGAAACATCGAGCAAGACTCAGGAAGAGTTTGTTTTTCGAAAACCGGAACGTTCAGATGGTTATCGAGTGCATTCACTGATCGAATCTTGTCCCCCGCTAGACACGAACTCTTCATACTGCAATTTCCTGCAGACCACTCATTTCAAAGACACATGTATTGTTGCTGAACTTGATGAGGAGTTAGCAGGTTTTATCTCGGCATACCGGGTTCCGGAAAAAGATCAGACCCTCTTTATCTGGCAGGTTGCCGTGAGTGAGATAGCACGTGGTCAAGGGCTCGCTTTTAAGATGATTCAACAACTGCTGGCGCGTGAAGAACTGAGCGATATCCGGAATATCGAAACGACGATCACCCGCCTCAATAAAGCCTCTTGGGCGTTGTTTAAGAAAGTGGATCAGGCGAACGGGAACCTGGGCGAAGTGTCGCTGTTCCTTGATGAAGAGAAACATTTCGACGGGAAACATGACTCGGAATATCTCTATCGCATTCCACTGAAACAATAA
- a CDS encoding sensor domain-containing diguanylate cyclase, with the protein MDFKPKYLINLVLPLFMLLIATLVYIGYSDYKTIRDSAYSQARANISVAQEYLNQHYTAANNQLYLLSEILQDEEDIPTFLTAAQYVVDHQNKFQEVGLLIDSTYYGTNQLKLEEIADKVRRRPWYDKAQQSGVTFLSPFYRSNSTKKWCVALTRTLEIPGKEDVRIVIELDASAMSQDLSGLKTMKDGYVFAVESESGHVVIHPDPSRLGTASVSLTPTILDEILKGEQAGEIPSYAYQDQYKFSVYETNQRFGWVLLSGTRNQEITANALKLGVVGGTLLALLFFILLVGYLHSRIHQLGGRLLDALEFEDLHRQLSKLLSDTIGCSRVYLFVMNEKEGVLEEPHHQLRAEVPTDLFCRLSGCQQLGRDCQPEQDGIVSQIASSAPCIRLPLVNTARSGHFPSNQLVGILYICKPGLAYRFFVKMIVNYTLNALNQLLLTQHIRSEDQMTGLKNKNYLRKQMEQRLAETQDQYYLAMIDIDDFKSINDTYGHLFGDKVILMIAALMKRSFRANSVLCRYGGEEFAVLMSASDCEVARERLEAFRTSVEGQKIRVADKSCSITVSIGFALLEEGMESTISQADKALYRVKSQGKNQVFYAEHQSTESSSGMCGKTHSVNRAKLKHKQPFSEIRQSKTLTRIDD; encoded by the coding sequence ATGGATTTTAAACCTAAATATCTGATTAATCTGGTTCTTCCCTTGTTTATGCTGCTGATTGCCACACTGGTTTATATTGGTTATTCCGATTACAAAACCATCCGTGACAGTGCATATTCCCAGGCAAGGGCCAACATCAGCGTGGCTCAGGAATATCTGAACCAGCACTACACAGCGGCTAATAACCAGCTCTACTTACTGTCGGAAATTCTGCAGGATGAAGAAGATATTCCCACGTTTCTGACAGCGGCTCAGTATGTGGTTGATCATCAGAATAAGTTTCAGGAAGTCGGGCTGCTGATTGATTCGACGTATTACGGGACGAATCAGCTGAAGCTGGAAGAGATTGCTGACAAAGTCCGGCGACGTCCCTGGTATGACAAGGCACAGCAGTCTGGTGTGACGTTTTTATCCCCTTTTTACCGCAGTAACAGCACAAAGAAGTGGTGTGTTGCTCTGACCCGGACGCTTGAAATACCGGGGAAGGAGGATGTCAGAATCGTCATTGAACTGGATGCCAGTGCAATGTCGCAAGACTTATCCGGCCTGAAAACCATGAAAGACGGGTATGTGTTTGCCGTTGAATCGGAAAGCGGTCATGTTGTGATTCATCCTGACCCGTCACGGCTGGGGACGGCATCAGTCAGCCTGACGCCAACCATACTGGATGAGATTCTGAAGGGTGAACAAGCCGGAGAAATCCCTTCCTATGCCTATCAGGACCAGTACAAATTCAGTGTGTATGAGACGAATCAGCGTTTTGGCTGGGTATTGCTTTCCGGGACCCGAAATCAGGAAATTACCGCAAATGCGCTCAAACTGGGAGTTGTCGGGGGAACATTACTGGCGCTGCTGTTTTTTATTCTGCTGGTGGGTTATCTGCACAGCCGGATTCATCAGCTGGGTGGCCGGTTGCTGGATGCTCTGGAGTTTGAGGATCTGCACCGTCAGCTGTCGAAGCTGCTCAGCGATACCATTGGCTGCAGCCGAGTTTATCTCTTCGTGATGAACGAAAAAGAAGGGGTCCTGGAAGAGCCGCATCATCAATTGCGGGCAGAGGTGCCAACAGATTTGTTTTGCCGTTTGTCCGGATGCCAGCAGCTTGGCCGGGATTGCCAGCCGGAACAGGACGGTATTGTCAGTCAGATTGCTTCCAGCGCGCCTTGTATCCGGCTGCCTTTGGTCAATACCGCTCGTTCAGGCCACTTTCCCTCCAATCAGCTTGTTGGCATTTTGTATATCTGCAAACCCGGATTGGCATACCGGTTTTTTGTCAAAATGATTGTGAATTACACGCTGAATGCGCTGAATCAGCTGCTTCTGACCCAGCATATACGCAGTGAAGATCAAATGACCGGGCTGAAGAATAAAAACTATCTCAGAAAGCAGATGGAACAACGGCTGGCGGAGACTCAAGATCAATATTATCTGGCGATGATTGATATTGATGACTTCAAATCGATCAATGATACCTACGGGCACCTGTTTGGCGATAAGGTGATTTTGATGATTGCGGCTTTGATGAAGCGAAGTTTCCGGGCCAATTCGGTCTTGTGCCGTTACGGCGGGGAAGAGTTTGCCGTACTGATGTCTGCCTCGGATTGTGAAGTGGCGCGGGAACGGCTGGAAGCCTTTCGTACCAGTGTAGAAGGCCAGAAAATCCGCGTGGCAGACAAGTCCTGCTCCATTACGGTCAGTATCGGTTTTGCTTTGCTTGAAGAAGGCATGGAGTCCACGATCTCTCAGGCAGACAAAGCACTGTATCGTGTGAAATCACAGGGGAAAAACCAAGTGTTTTATGCTGAACACCAGTCAACGGAGTCTTCATCAGGAATGTGCGGCAAGACCCATTCGGTAAATCGTGCTAAGTTGAAGCACAAACAGCCATTTTCTGAGATACGTCAATCGAAGACATTGACCAGGATTGACGACTGA